In Melopsittacus undulatus isolate bMelUnd1 chromosome 6, bMelUnd1.mat.Z, whole genome shotgun sequence, the following proteins share a genomic window:
- the LOC117436320 gene encoding dimethylaniline monooxygenase [N-oxide-forming] 5-like isoform X3, with amino-acid sequence MLPRKGSGRTRDTPNSVFQEVTPQPTTQEAKHPSSLPTGINNFKGNYIHSRDYKDTQDFTDKRVVVIGIGNSGADLAVEISQTAKQVFLSTRRGAWIFNRVGPHGYPIDTILTTRTNAFLKNLLSQSMVSNSVEKQLNARFNHSLYGLKPKHRVLDQHPTINDDLPNRIISGRVLVKPNIQEFTETSVIFEDGTREDIDAVVFATGYVFSFPFLEGCVKVVENQIPLYKFVFPPDLEKPTLAFIGLIQPLGAIMPISELQCRWATRIFKGLNKLPPRHCMEADIKEKREAIAKQYVKSRQHTIQVDYIPYMDELASQVGVKPNLLTLFLTDPKLALEVAFGPCTPYQYRLRGPGKWDSAREAILTQRQRIIKPLQTRLMEEHPSAPTMPLFFKLVGAVAILAIGFAYF; translated from the exons ATGCTTCCCAGGAAAGGGTCTGGCAGGACCAGAGACACCCCCAACTCAGTGTTTCAGGAGGTGACTCCCCAGCCCACCACCCAGGAAGCCAAgcatccctcctccctgcccacagGAATCAACAACTTCAAGGGCAACTACATCCATAGCCGAGACTACAAGGACACTCAGGACTTCACAGACAAGAGAGTCGTTGTCATTGGGATCGGGAATTCAGGGGCAGACCTGGCTGTGGAGATTAGCCAAACAGCCAAGCAG GTCTTCCTCAGCACCCGCCGTGGAGCTTGGATCTTCAATCGTGTTGGACCTCACGGCTACCCCATCGACACCATCCTCACCACCCGCACCAACGCGTTCCTGAAGAACCTGCTGAGCCAGTCCATGGTGAGCAACTCTGTGGAGAAGCAGCTGAACGCCAGGTTCAACCACTCACTCTACGGCCTGAAGCCAAAGCACAG GGTCCTTGACCAGCACCCAACCATCAATGACGACCTCCCCAACCGCATCATTTCAGGCAGGGTGCTGGTGAAGCCAAACATCCAGGAGTTCACAGAGACATCTGTCATCTTTGAAGATGGTACCAGGGAAGACATTGACGCCGTGGTCTTTGCTACGGGATAcgttttctccttccccttcctcgAAGGCTGTGTGAAGGTGGTGGAGAACCAGATTCCCCTCTACAAATTCGTGTTCCCCCCTGACCTGGAGAAGCCAACACTGGCTTTCATTGGCCTCATCCAGCCCCTGGGTGCCATCATGCCCATCTCTGAGCTCCAGTGTCGCTGGGCCACCCGCATCTTCAAAG GGTTGAACAAGCTTCCCCCACGACACTGCATGGAGGCGGACAtcaaggaaaagagagaagcaaTAGCAAAACA GTATGTGAAGAGCCGGCAGCACACCATCCAGGTGGATTATATCCCCTACATGGATGAGCTCGCCTCGCAGGTGGGGGTCAAGCCCAACCTGCTCACCCTCTTCCTCACTGACCCCAAGCTGGCACTGGAGGTTGCCTTTGGGCCCTGCACACCATACCAGTACCGCCTGCGGGGCCCGGGCAAGTGGGACAGTGCCAGAGAGGCCATCCTCACCCAGCGGCAGCGCATCATCAAGCCCCTGCAGACACGGCTCATGGAGGAGCACCCATCAGCTCCCACCATGCCCCTCTTCTTCAAGCTGGTTGGAGCTGTGGCCATCCTCGCCATCGGTTTTGCTTACTTTTAG
- the LOC117436320 gene encoding dimethylaniline monooxygenase [N-oxide-forming] 5-like isoform X4: protein MVAQNVAIIGASASGLCALKCCLDEGLVPTCFERSWDIGGLWRFEEHPEEGRASIYRSVIINTSKEMMCFSDFPVPEDFPNYMHSSKIMEYFRMYAQHFDLLRHIRFRTSVCRVSKRPDFAATGQWEVVTESEGKQEAAIFDAVLVCTGHHTEAHLPLSSFPGINNFKGNYIHSRDYKDTQDFTDKRVVVIGIGNSGADLAVEISQTAKQVFLSTRRGAWIFNRVGPHGYPIDTILTTRTNAFLKNLLSQSMVSNSVEKQLNARFNHSLYGLKPKHRVLDQHPTINDDLPNRIISGRVLVKPNIQEFTETSVIFEDGTREDIDAVVFATGYVFSFPFLEGCVKVVENQIPLYKFVFPPDLEKPTLAFIGLIQPLGAIMPISELQCRWATRIFKGLNKLPPRHCMEADIKEKREAIAKQYVKSRQHTIQVDYIPYMDELASQVGVKPNLLTLFLTDPKLALEVAFGPCTPYQYRLRGPGKWDSAREAILTQRQRIIKPLQTRLMEEHPSAPTMPLFFKLVGAVAILAIGFAYF, encoded by the exons ATGGTTGCCCAGAACGTAGCCATCATTGGTGCCAGTGCCTCTGGCCTATGTGCCCTGAAATGCTGCCTGGATGAGGGGCTGGTACCCAC CTGCTTCGAGAGGAGCTGGGACATTGGAGGGCTCTGGAGGTTTGAG GAGCACCCCGAGGAGGGCCGCGCCAGCATCTACCGCTCTGTCATTATCAACACCTCCAAGGAGATGATGTGCTTCAGTGACTTCCCCGTACCTGAGGACTTCCCCAACTACATGCACAGCTCCAAGATCATGGAGTACTTCCGCATGTACGCCCAGCACTTCGACCTGCTCCGCCACATCCGATTCAGG ACCAGCGTGTGCCGTGTGTCCAAGCGTCCCGACTTCGCCGCCACGGGCCAGTGGGAGGTGGTGACGGAGAGTGAGGGGAAGCAGGAGGCTGCCATCTTTGATGCTGTGCTGGTGTGCACCGGGCACCACACCGAGGCCCACCTACCGCTGAGCTCCTTCCCAG GAATCAACAACTTCAAGGGCAACTACATCCATAGCCGAGACTACAAGGACACTCAGGACTTCACAGACAAGAGAGTCGTTGTCATTGGGATCGGGAATTCAGGGGCAGACCTGGCTGTGGAGATTAGCCAAACAGCCAAGCAG GTCTTCCTCAGCACCCGCCGTGGAGCTTGGATCTTCAATCGTGTTGGACCTCACGGCTACCCCATCGACACCATCCTCACCACCCGCACCAACGCGTTCCTGAAGAACCTGCTGAGCCAGTCCATGGTGAGCAACTCTGTGGAGAAGCAGCTGAACGCCAGGTTCAACCACTCACTCTACGGCCTGAAGCCAAAGCACAG GGTCCTTGACCAGCACCCAACCATCAATGACGACCTCCCCAACCGCATCATTTCAGGCAGGGTGCTGGTGAAGCCAAACATCCAGGAGTTCACAGAGACATCTGTCATCTTTGAAGATGGTACCAGGGAAGACATTGACGCCGTGGTCTTTGCTACGGGATAcgttttctccttccccttcctcgAAGGCTGTGTGAAGGTGGTGGAGAACCAGATTCCCCTCTACAAATTCGTGTTCCCCCCTGACCTGGAGAAGCCAACACTGGCTTTCATTGGCCTCATCCAGCCCCTGGGTGCCATCATGCCCATCTCTGAGCTCCAGTGTCGCTGGGCCACCCGCATCTTCAAAG GGTTGAACAAGCTTCCCCCACGACACTGCATGGAGGCGGACAtcaaggaaaagagagaagcaaTAGCAAAACA GTATGTGAAGAGCCGGCAGCACACCATCCAGGTGGATTATATCCCCTACATGGATGAGCTCGCCTCGCAGGTGGGGGTCAAGCCCAACCTGCTCACCCTCTTCCTCACTGACCCCAAGCTGGCACTGGAGGTTGCCTTTGGGCCCTGCACACCATACCAGTACCGCCTGCGGGGCCCGGGCAAGTGGGACAGTGCCAGAGAGGCCATCCTCACCCAGCGGCAGCGCATCATCAAGCCCCTGCAGACACGGCTCATGGAGGAGCACCCATCAGCTCCCACCATGCCCCTCTTCTTCAAGCTGGTTGGAGCTGTGGCCATCCTCGCCATCGGTTTTGCTTACTTTTAG
- the LOC117436320 gene encoding dimethylaniline monooxygenase [N-oxide-forming] 5-like isoform X1, giving the protein MAKRVAIIGGGSSGLCAIKACLQESLEPTCFERSWDIGGLWRFEEHPEEGRASIYRSVIINTSKEMMCFSDFPVPEDFPNYMHSSKIMEYFRMYAQHFDLLRHIRFRTSVCRVSKRPDFAATGQWEVVTESEGKQEAAIFDAVLVCTGHHTEAHLPLSSFPGINNFKGNYIHSRDYKDTQDFTDKRVVVIGIGNSGADLAVEISQTAKQVFLSTRRGAWIFNRVGPHGYPIDTILTTRTNAFLKNLLSQSMVSNSVEKQLNARFNHSLYGLKPKHRVLDQHPTINDDLPNRIISGRVLVKPNIQEFTETSVIFEDGTREDIDAVVFATGYVFSFPFLEGCVKVVENQIPLYKFVFPPDLEKPTLAFIGLIQPLGAIMPISELQCRWATRIFKGLNKLPPRHCMEADIKEKREAIAKQYVKSRQHTIQVDYIPYMDELASQVGVKPNLLTLFLTDPKLALEVAFGPCTPYQYRLRGPGKWDSAREAILTQRQRIIKPLQTRLMEEHPSAPTMPLFFKLVGAVAILAIGFAYF; this is encoded by the exons ATGGCAAAGAGGGTGGCCATCATTGGAGGGGGCAGCAGCGGGCTGTGCGCCATCAAAGCCTGCCTGCAGGAGTCACTGGAGCCCACCTGCTTCGAGAGGAGCTGGGACATTGGAGGGCTCTGGAGGTTTGAG GAGCACCCCGAGGAGGGCCGCGCCAGCATCTACCGCTCTGTCATTATCAACACCTCCAAGGAGATGATGTGCTTCAGTGACTTCCCCGTACCTGAGGACTTCCCCAACTACATGCACAGCTCCAAGATCATGGAGTACTTCCGCATGTACGCCCAGCACTTCGACCTGCTCCGCCACATCCGATTCAGG ACCAGCGTGTGCCGTGTGTCCAAGCGTCCCGACTTCGCCGCCACGGGCCAGTGGGAGGTGGTGACGGAGAGTGAGGGGAAGCAGGAGGCTGCCATCTTTGATGCTGTGCTGGTGTGCACCGGGCACCACACCGAGGCCCACCTACCGCTGAGCTCCTTCCCAG GAATCAACAACTTCAAGGGCAACTACATCCATAGCCGAGACTACAAGGACACTCAGGACTTCACAGACAAGAGAGTCGTTGTCATTGGGATCGGGAATTCAGGGGCAGACCTGGCTGTGGAGATTAGCCAAACAGCCAAGCAG GTCTTCCTCAGCACCCGCCGTGGAGCTTGGATCTTCAATCGTGTTGGACCTCACGGCTACCCCATCGACACCATCCTCACCACCCGCACCAACGCGTTCCTGAAGAACCTGCTGAGCCAGTCCATGGTGAGCAACTCTGTGGAGAAGCAGCTGAACGCCAGGTTCAACCACTCACTCTACGGCCTGAAGCCAAAGCACAG GGTCCTTGACCAGCACCCAACCATCAATGACGACCTCCCCAACCGCATCATTTCAGGCAGGGTGCTGGTGAAGCCAAACATCCAGGAGTTCACAGAGACATCTGTCATCTTTGAAGATGGTACCAGGGAAGACATTGACGCCGTGGTCTTTGCTACGGGATAcgttttctccttccccttcctcgAAGGCTGTGTGAAGGTGGTGGAGAACCAGATTCCCCTCTACAAATTCGTGTTCCCCCCTGACCTGGAGAAGCCAACACTGGCTTTCATTGGCCTCATCCAGCCCCTGGGTGCCATCATGCCCATCTCTGAGCTCCAGTGTCGCTGGGCCACCCGCATCTTCAAAG GGTTGAACAAGCTTCCCCCACGACACTGCATGGAGGCGGACAtcaaggaaaagagagaagcaaTAGCAAAACA GTATGTGAAGAGCCGGCAGCACACCATCCAGGTGGATTATATCCCCTACATGGATGAGCTCGCCTCGCAGGTGGGGGTCAAGCCCAACCTGCTCACCCTCTTCCTCACTGACCCCAAGCTGGCACTGGAGGTTGCCTTTGGGCCCTGCACACCATACCAGTACCGCCTGCGGGGCCCGGGCAAGTGGGACAGTGCCAGAGAGGCCATCCTCACCCAGCGGCAGCGCATCATCAAGCCCCTGCAGACACGGCTCATGGAGGAGCACCCATCAGCTCCCACCATGCCCCTCTTCTTCAAGCTGGTTGGAGCTGTGGCCATCCTCGCCATCGGTTTTGCTTACTTTTAG
- the LOC117436320 gene encoding dimethylaniline monooxygenase [N-oxide-forming] 5-like isoform X2, with the protein MAKRVAIIGGGSSGLCAIKACLQESLEPTCFERSWDIGGLWRFEEHPEEGRASIYRSVIINTSKEMMCFSDFPVPEDFPNYMHSSKIMEYFRMYAQHFDLLRHIRFRTSVCRVSKRPDFAATGQWEVVTESEGKQEAAIFDAVLVCTGHHTEAHLPLSSFPGINNFKGNYIHSRDYKDTQDFTDKRVVVIGIGNSGADLAVEISQTAKQVFLSTRRGAWIFNRVGPHGYPIDTILTTRTNAFLKNLLSQSMVSNSVEKQLNARFNHSLYGLKPKHRVLDQHPTINDDLPNRIISGRVLVKPNIQEFTETSVIFEDGTREDIDAVVFATGYVFSFPFLEGCVKVVENQIPLYKFVFPPDLEKPTLAFIGLIQPLGAIMPISELQCRWATRIFKGLNKLPPRHCMEADIKEKREAIAKQHTWHCQKMAQLL; encoded by the exons ATGGCAAAGAGGGTGGCCATCATTGGAGGGGGCAGCAGCGGGCTGTGCGCCATCAAAGCCTGCCTGCAGGAGTCACTGGAGCCCACCTGCTTCGAGAGGAGCTGGGACATTGGAGGGCTCTGGAGGTTTGAG GAGCACCCCGAGGAGGGCCGCGCCAGCATCTACCGCTCTGTCATTATCAACACCTCCAAGGAGATGATGTGCTTCAGTGACTTCCCCGTACCTGAGGACTTCCCCAACTACATGCACAGCTCCAAGATCATGGAGTACTTCCGCATGTACGCCCAGCACTTCGACCTGCTCCGCCACATCCGATTCAGG ACCAGCGTGTGCCGTGTGTCCAAGCGTCCCGACTTCGCCGCCACGGGCCAGTGGGAGGTGGTGACGGAGAGTGAGGGGAAGCAGGAGGCTGCCATCTTTGATGCTGTGCTGGTGTGCACCGGGCACCACACCGAGGCCCACCTACCGCTGAGCTCCTTCCCAG GAATCAACAACTTCAAGGGCAACTACATCCATAGCCGAGACTACAAGGACACTCAGGACTTCACAGACAAGAGAGTCGTTGTCATTGGGATCGGGAATTCAGGGGCAGACCTGGCTGTGGAGATTAGCCAAACAGCCAAGCAG GTCTTCCTCAGCACCCGCCGTGGAGCTTGGATCTTCAATCGTGTTGGACCTCACGGCTACCCCATCGACACCATCCTCACCACCCGCACCAACGCGTTCCTGAAGAACCTGCTGAGCCAGTCCATGGTGAGCAACTCTGTGGAGAAGCAGCTGAACGCCAGGTTCAACCACTCACTCTACGGCCTGAAGCCAAAGCACAG GGTCCTTGACCAGCACCCAACCATCAATGACGACCTCCCCAACCGCATCATTTCAGGCAGGGTGCTGGTGAAGCCAAACATCCAGGAGTTCACAGAGACATCTGTCATCTTTGAAGATGGTACCAGGGAAGACATTGACGCCGTGGTCTTTGCTACGGGATAcgttttctccttccccttcctcgAAGGCTGTGTGAAGGTGGTGGAGAACCAGATTCCCCTCTACAAATTCGTGTTCCCCCCTGACCTGGAGAAGCCAACACTGGCTTTCATTGGCCTCATCCAGCCCCTGGGTGCCATCATGCCCATCTCTGAGCTCCAGTGTCGCTGGGCCACCCGCATCTTCAAAG GGTTGAACAAGCTTCCCCCACGACACTGCATGGAGGCGGACAtcaaggaaaagagagaagcaaTAGCAAAACA GCACACTTGGCATTGCCAGAAAATGGCTCAGCTGCTCTAA
- the LOC101871909 gene encoding dimethylaniline monooxygenase [N-oxide-forming] 5 isoform X1, whose amino-acid sequence MAKRVAIIGGGSSGLCAIKACLQESLEPTCFERSWDIGGLWRFEEHPEEGRASIYRSVIINTSKEMMCFSDFPVPEDFPNYMHSSKIMEYFRMYAQHFDLLRHIRFRTSVCRVSKRPDFAATGQWEVVTESEGKQEAAIFDAVLVCTGHHTEAHLPLSSFPGINNFKGNYIHSRDYKDTQDFTDKRVVVIGIGNSGADLAVEISQTAKQVFLSTRRGAWIFNRVGPHGYPIDTILTTRTNAFLKNLLSQSMVSNSVEKQLNARFNHSLYGLKPKHRVLDQHPTINDDLPNRIISGRVLVKPNIQEFTETSVIFEDGTREDIDAVVFATGYVFSFPFLEGCVKVVENQIPLYKFVFPPDLEKPTLAFIGLIQPLGAIMPISELQCRWATRIFKGLNKLPPRHCMDADIKEKREAMAKQYVKSQRHTIQVDYIPYMDELASQVGVKPNLLTLFLTDPKLALEVAFGPCTPYQYRLRGPGKWDSAREAILTQRQRIIKPLQTRLVEEHPSAPTMPLFFKLVGAVAILAIGFAYF is encoded by the exons ATGGCAAAGAGGGTGGCCATCATTGGAGGGGGCAGCAGCGGGCTGTGCGCCATCAAAGCCTGCCTGCAGGAGTCACTGGAGCCCACCTGCTTCGAGAGGAGCTGGGACATTGGAGGGCTCTGGAGGTTTGAG GAGCACCCCGAGGAGGGCCGCGCCAGCATCTACCGCTCTGTCATTATCAACACCTCCAAGGAGATGATGTGCTTCAGTGACTTCCCCGTACCTGAGGACTTCCCCAACTACATGCACAGCTCCAAGATCATGGAGTACTTCCGCATGTACGCCCAGCACTTCGACCTGCTCCGCCACATCCGATTCAGG ACCAGCGTGTGCCGTGTGTCCAAGCGTCCCGACTTCGCCGCCACGGGCCAGTGGGAGGTGGTGACGGAGAGTGAGGGGAAGCAGGAGGCTGCCATCTTTGATGCTGTGCTGGTGTGCACCGGGCACCACACCGAGGCCCACCTACCGCTGAGCTCCTTCCCAG GAATCAACAACTTCAAGGGCAACTACATCCATAGCCGAGACTACAAGGACACTCAGGACTTCACAGACAAGAGAGTCGTTGTCATTGGGATCGGGAATTCAGGGGCAGACCTGGCTGTGGAGATTAGCCAAACAGCCAAGCAG GTCTTCCTCAGCACCCGCCGTGGAGCTTGGATCTTCAATCGTGTTGGACCTCACGGCTACCCCATCGACACCATCCTCACCACCCGCACCAACGCGTTCCTGAAGAACCTGCTGAGCCAGTCCATGGTGAGCAACTCTGTGGAGAAGCAGCTGAACGCCAGGTTCAACCACTCACTCTACGGCCTGAAGCCAAAGCACAG GGTCCTTGACCAGCACCCAACCATCAATGACGACCTCCCCAACCGCATCATTTCAGGCAGGGTGCTGGTGAAGCCAAACATCCAGGAGTTCACAGAGACATCTGTCATCTTTGAAGATGGTACCAGGGAAGACATTGACGCCGTGGTCTTTGCTACGGGATAcgttttctccttccccttcctcgAAGGCTGTGTGAAGGTGGTGGAGAACCAGATTCCCCTCTACAAATTCGTGTTCCCCCCTGACCTGGAGAAGCCAACACTGGCTTTCATTGGCCTCATCCAGCCCCTGGGTGCCATCATGCCCATCTCTGAGCTCCAGTGTCGCTGGGCCACCCGCATCTTCAAAG GGTTGAACAAGCTTCCCCCACGACACTGCATGGATGCGGACAtcaaggaaaagagagaggcaATGGCAAAACA GTATGTGAAGAGCCAGCGGCACACCATCCAGGTGGATTATATCCCCTACATGGATGAGCTCGCCTCGCAGGTGGGGGTCAAGCCCAACCTGCTCACCCTCTTCCTCACTGACCCCAAGCTGGCACTGGAGGTTGCCTTTGGGCCCTGCACACCATACCAGTACCGCCTGCGGGGCCCGGGCAAGTGGGACAGTGCCAGAGAGGCCATCCTCACCCAGCGGCAGCGCATCATCAAGCCCCTGCAGACACGGCTCGTGGAGGAGCACCCATCAGCTCCCACCATGCCCCTCTTCTTCAAGCTGGTTGGAGCTGTGGCCATCCTCGCCATCGGTTTTGCTTACTTTTAG
- the LOC101871909 gene encoding dimethylaniline monooxygenase [N-oxide-forming] 5 isoform X2, with protein MLPRKGSGRTRDTPNSVFQEVTPQPTTQEAKHPSSLPTGINNFKGNYIHSRDYKDTQDFTDKRVVVIGIGNSGADLAVEISQTAKQVFLSTRRGAWIFNRVGPHGYPIDTILTTRTNAFLKNLLSQSMVSNSVEKQLNARFNHSLYGLKPKHRVLDQHPTINDDLPNRIISGRVLVKPNIQEFTETSVIFEDGTREDIDAVVFATGYVFSFPFLEGCVKVVENQIPLYKFVFPPDLEKPTLAFIGLIQPLGAIMPISELQCRWATRIFKGLNKLPPRHCMDADIKEKREAMAKQYVKSQRHTIQVDYIPYMDELASQVGVKPNLLTLFLTDPKLALEVAFGPCTPYQYRLRGPGKWDSAREAILTQRQRIIKPLQTRLVEEHPSAPTMPLFFKLVGAVAILAIGFAYF; from the exons ATGCTTCCCAGGAAAGGGTCTGGCAGGACCAGAGACACCCCCAACTCAGTGTTTCAGGAGGTGACTCCCCAGCCCACCACCCAGGAAGCCAAgcatccctcctccctgcccacagGAATCAACAACTTCAAGGGCAACTACATCCATAGCCGAGACTACAAGGACACTCAGGACTTCACAGACAAGAGAGTCGTTGTCATTGGGATCGGGAATTCAGGGGCAGACCTGGCTGTGGAGATTAGCCAAACAGCCAAGCAG GTCTTCCTCAGCACCCGCCGTGGAGCTTGGATCTTCAATCGTGTTGGACCTCACGGCTACCCCATCGACACCATCCTCACCACCCGCACCAACGCGTTCCTGAAGAACCTGCTGAGCCAGTCCATGGTGAGCAACTCTGTGGAGAAGCAGCTGAACGCCAGGTTCAACCACTCACTCTACGGCCTGAAGCCAAAGCACAG GGTCCTTGACCAGCACCCAACCATCAATGACGACCTCCCCAACCGCATCATTTCAGGCAGGGTGCTGGTGAAGCCAAACATCCAGGAGTTCACAGAGACATCTGTCATCTTTGAAGATGGTACCAGGGAAGACATTGACGCCGTGGTCTTTGCTACGGGATAcgttttctccttccccttcctcgAAGGCTGTGTGAAGGTGGTGGAGAACCAGATTCCCCTCTACAAATTCGTGTTCCCCCCTGACCTGGAGAAGCCAACACTGGCTTTCATTGGCCTCATCCAGCCCCTGGGTGCCATCATGCCCATCTCTGAGCTCCAGTGTCGCTGGGCCACCCGCATCTTCAAAG GGTTGAACAAGCTTCCCCCACGACACTGCATGGATGCGGACAtcaaggaaaagagagaggcaATGGCAAAACA GTATGTGAAGAGCCAGCGGCACACCATCCAGGTGGATTATATCCCCTACATGGATGAGCTCGCCTCGCAGGTGGGGGTCAAGCCCAACCTGCTCACCCTCTTCCTCACTGACCCCAAGCTGGCACTGGAGGTTGCCTTTGGGCCCTGCACACCATACCAGTACCGCCTGCGGGGCCCGGGCAAGTGGGACAGTGCCAGAGAGGCCATCCTCACCCAGCGGCAGCGCATCATCAAGCCCCTGCAGACACGGCTCGTGGAGGAGCACCCATCAGCTCCCACCATGCCCCTCTTCTTCAAGCTGGTTGGAGCTGTGGCCATCCTCGCCATCGGTTTTGCTTACTTTTAG
- the LOC101871909 gene encoding dimethylaniline monooxygenase [N-oxide-forming] 5 isoform X3 produces MAKRVAIIGGGSSGLCAIKACLQESLEPTCFERSWDIGGLWRFEEHPEEGRASIYRSVIINTSKEMMCFSDFPVPEDFPNYMHSSKIMEYFRMYAQHFDLLRHIRFRTSVCRVSKRPDFAATGQWEVVTESEGKQEAAIFDAVLVCTGHHTEAHLPLSSFPGINNFKGNYIHSRDYKDTQDFTDKRVVVIGIGNSGADLAVEISQTAKQVFLSTRRGAWIFNRVGPHGYPIDTILTTRTNAFLKNLLSQSMVSNSVEKQLNARFNHSLYGLKPKHRVLDQHPTINDDLPNRIISGRVLVKPNIQEFTETSVIFEDGTREDIDAVVFATGYVFSFPFLEGCVKVVENQIPLYKFVFPPDLEKPTLAFIGLIQPLGAIMPISELQCRWATRIFKGM; encoded by the exons ATGGCAAAGAGGGTGGCCATCATTGGAGGGGGCAGCAGCGGGCTGTGCGCCATCAAAGCCTGCCTGCAGGAGTCACTGGAGCCCACCTGCTTCGAGAGGAGCTGGGACATTGGAGGGCTCTGGAGGTTTGAG GAGCACCCCGAGGAGGGCCGCGCCAGCATCTACCGCTCTGTCATTATCAACACCTCCAAGGAGATGATGTGCTTCAGTGACTTCCCCGTACCTGAGGACTTCCCCAACTACATGCACAGCTCCAAGATCATGGAGTACTTCCGCATGTACGCCCAGCACTTCGACCTGCTCCGCCACATCCGATTCAGG ACCAGCGTGTGCCGTGTGTCCAAGCGTCCCGACTTCGCCGCCACGGGCCAGTGGGAGGTGGTGACGGAGAGTGAGGGGAAGCAGGAGGCTGCCATCTTTGATGCTGTGCTGGTGTGCACCGGGCACCACACCGAGGCCCACCTACCGCTGAGCTCCTTCCCAG GAATCAACAACTTCAAGGGCAACTACATCCATAGCCGAGACTACAAGGACACTCAGGACTTCACAGACAAGAGAGTCGTTGTCATTGGGATCGGGAATTCAGGGGCAGACCTGGCTGTGGAGATTAGCCAAACAGCCAAGCAG GTCTTCCTCAGCACCCGCCGTGGAGCTTGGATCTTCAATCGTGTTGGACCTCACGGCTACCCCATCGACACCATCCTCACCACCCGCACCAACGCGTTCCTGAAGAACCTGCTGAGCCAGTCCATGGTGAGCAACTCTGTGGAGAAGCAGCTGAACGCCAGGTTCAACCACTCACTCTACGGCCTGAAGCCAAAGCACAG GGTCCTTGACCAGCACCCAACCATCAATGACGACCTCCCCAACCGCATCATTTCAGGCAGGGTGCTGGTGAAGCCAAACATCCAGGAGTTCACAGAGACATCTGTCATCTTTGAAGATGGTACCAGGGAAGACATTGACGCCGTGGTCTTTGCTACGGGATAcgttttctccttccccttcctcgAAGGCTGTGTGAAGGTGGTGGAGAACCAGATTCCCCTCTACAAATTCGTGTTCCCCCCTGACCTGGAGAAGCCAACACTGGCTTTCATTGGCCTCATCCAGCCCCTGGGTGCCATCATGCCCATCTCTGAGCTCCAGTGTCGCTGGGCCACCCGCATCTTCAAAG GTATGTGA
- the PLPP6 gene encoding polyisoprenoid diphosphate/phosphate phosphohydrolase PLPP6, translating into MPSPRSSRERRAGCSGSGRPEFLSLVSQRSLVSPDSPSRRKESGSSAAAPMPEEDCMKLNPSFLGIALSSLLAIDLWASKRLGVCAGEGSTWGSARPLMKVIEISGHGIPWLLGTFYGLCQSDSSAAREVLLNLLFALLLDLVMVAVVKGIVKRPRPTHNKMDMFVTISVDKYSFPSGHATRAALVCRFILRHLVLAVPLRVLMVLWVLIVSVSRVMLGRHNMTDVLFGLLLGYVLYSVVEYCWLSPLSAPALFALWSH; encoded by the exons ATGCCGAGTCCCCGGAGTAGCCGTGAGCGGCGCGCCGGCTGCAGCGGCAGCGGCCGCCCCGAGTTCCTGTCCCTCGTGAGCCAGCGCAGCCTCGTCTCCCCCGACAGCCCGTCACGCCGCAAGGAGTCGGGCAGCTCCGCGGCAGCCCCCATGCCCGAGGAGGACTGCATGAAGCTGAACCCTTCCTTCCTGGGCATCgccctcagctccctgctggcCATTGACCTTTGGGCATCCAAGCGCCTGGGCGTCTGCGCCGGAGAGGGCTCGACCTGGGGCAGCGCCCGCCCCCTCATGAAGGTCATCGAGATTTCGGGGCACGGCATCCCCTGGCTGCTTGGCACCTTCTACGGGCTCTGCCAAAGCGACAGTTCAGCAGCCAGAGAGGTGCTGCTCAACTTACTCTTCG CATTGCTGCTGGATCTCGTGATGGTGGCAGTGGTGAAAGGGATTGTCAAGCGACCACGGCCCACCCACAACAAGATGGACATGTTTGTCACCATCTCAGTGGACAAGTATTCCTTCCCATCAGGCCATGCCACCAGAGCTGCCCTGGTCTGCCGCTTCATTCTGCGCCACCTGGTACTAGCCGTCCCACTGCGGGTCCTCATGGTGCTCTGGGTTCTTATTGTCAGCGTTTCAAGGGTCATGCTGGGCAGGCATAACATGACAGACGTGCTCTTTGGTCTGCTGCTGGGCTACGTGCTGTACAGTGTGGTGGAGTACTGCTGGTTGTCCCCGCTTAGCGCGCCTGCCCTCTTTGCACTCTGGAGCCATTGA